TTCGTTTACTATCAAAAAGGAGGGCTTGTGCTGTATGCAATTCAGGAAGCCTTGGGCGAGAAGCATGTCAGCGAAGCTTTGCAGCGGCTGCTTCAAAAACATGGTTACCCAAACAAAAAAGCGGCTCCTGACGACCTGATGGCAGAATTGAAGCGAAGTACAACATCAGCTCAGGCCCGGCTCATTGATGACTATTTGAAAAAAGTGATCACTTACGACAACAAAGTGAAATTGGTGAAATCGCAAACATCGTCAAATGGTAATCTTCGTCTGACTTTGAAAATTGATGTTAAAAAAACAGACGAAACCGACGCGCTGCCAAAACATTTAAAACCTGATGATGATATTGCTGTTGCCGTTTTTGATCAAAGCGAAGCGCAATGGAACCGGGCAACTAAACCGGTTCATTTTCAGAAACATCATTTTACCAAAAATGAAACCATATTGACCATTGAAGTCAACAAAAATGCCAAAATGATTATACTGGATCCATTTGTAAATCAGCTGGATGAGGAGCGTTCCGACAATGTGGTGCAGCTCCAATAGCGTTGAAAACAGTAATTTGTTTTGTGAAACAGCTTTGAGTTACTGTAAATGATCACAGGAAATAATTTTGGAAGAACCAATGAATATCAGATTTTATGCGCCGGAATGGGGCAATGTACTTCCTTTTGACACTTTTTGCCAGAATGTAAAAGCGGCGGGATACCACGGCGTGGAAATGGCCCTGCCTTTTGAACAGAAAGAAAAAGACCAGATACTGGAAGCGTTGGCCAAACATGGGCTGGAACTGATCGGGCAATACTGGCAGTCGTTTGAGAAGGATATTGACGAGCATGCTGCCAATTATGAAAAATATTTGCGAAACCTGATCGCGGCCAAACCGGTTTTTATCAATTGCCAGACTGGTAAGGATTATTTCAGTTTTGAGAAAAATAAACGGCTTTTTGACCTTGCAGCGGCACTTTCCATCGAATCCGGGATCAGGATCATTCACGAAACGCATCGCGGCAAAAGCCTTTATGCAGCCAATGTTACCTACGATTACCTCACGCGACTTCCTGATCTGCGGATCACGCTGGACATTTCGCATTGGTGTAATGTCCACGAATCATTGCTGGCCGACCTGCCCGACGAAGTGGCGCTGGCGATTACTCACACTGATCATGTGCACAGCAGGGTAGGGCACCCCGAAGGTCCGCAGGTGAATGATCCCCGCGCGCCGGAATGGGACGAAACGCTGGAAACGCATTTAAAATGGTGGGACGTGGTAGTGGCTGAGCATCAGAAAAAAGGCACCGAATTGACGGTCACGACAGAGTTCGGCCCCGCGACCTACATGCCCGTGATGCCGTACACGCGGATGCCGCTGGCCGATCAGTGGGAGATCAATGTGCACATGATGAACTTGCTGAAAAAACGGTATGCCACTGTCTGAGCGTCATTCACCGGTTTTCGGAAAAGTGCCTCCCAGCATTTTCGTGGCATGTTTTAAACGATATACATACCAGTATCTGGCGATTTGGCCGTTTCGTTTTTGCGTGATAGTCGCTGCTTTCTCGTAAGATTCAAAGGCATCTTGATACTCGACAGCCGGGTCGGTGAAGTTGTTGGATGGGGAAATATAGTAGGCATTGTTACCGGGCATAATGGGCGCGGAAAGCGTGTTGAGCCATTGGAATTTATGCAGATTCAGAAGCGAACCCACGCCTACCACGGGCATATGCAACGGGTACGCGACGTAATAATACATGTGCGAGCCCGGGAACCAGTGATGTACCAGCATAGGCGAGCTGGCCGACATCCGTTGCTGTGCAATGTCGTCTTCGCGGATTTTCTTAAACGCGGGAAGCAGCTCATCCCAGCCATAAATATCGAGTGTCGCATCGCCTTTTCCGGTATCGGGAAAGTTTTTTTTGCCTAATGTGCCGGGGTAGAAATTGACCAACGACAGACCTGCCACGAATACGAAAAGCATTAGTCCAATGGATGCATTCAATGTTATTTTGTAAAACCGCGAAATGCCCTGACTCATTTGCTCGTCCATATAGGCAGCAGAAATGAGCATGATGCCGAGGAAACCGGGGCCGCTCCAATGCGGCAACGTATCGCGGAAAAGCGAAACCGCAGTGGTACATACTATGATCGGGAAGCTGCACCAGAGTAGCAGCAGCAAAAATGGCTTACCGACAAACCGGTAACCTTTAAACACCGCAGCGAATACCGGAACGTAAATCGCAATCTGCACCGGATTACAGTAAAGTATTTGGCCGATGGTGGTGGTTAAAAATGATTTAAAATTGATCCCTTGCTGGTTTACCGTGACCCGTTCGCTGTGAAACTGCCAGGTAATGAAATCGTTATCGATATTCCACAGAAGAATGGGGGAAATGATGACGGCTGTCAAAAACAGGGAGAGGTACAAATACGGGTTCCTGAACCAGCCGGGACGGTGAAAAAATAAGAATCCCAGCAAACCAAACCAAAGGAAAACACCGTGAACTTTACTCATAATCGCCAGGCCAATCCAGAGCCCGGTCAGTACCAGCAGCTGATTTCGATGCTGAGGCGAATGCGTTTCAATGCTTTTCAACATCGTGTAAACTGCGGCCAGCCAAAATACCAGCTGTACTGAGTCGGGGAGGATAAAAACACCGGAAATAATGCTGGCGTAAACGGAGGTATTGTAAAGTATCGCTGCCATAATGCCCGTTTTTCGGCTTCGGATCAGCTGGCCACATTGTGCGATAAGCCAGGTATTGATCGCTGCGCCAACAATGCCGGGTAGCCGCATGGCTAGTTCATGCACCCATTGCAGGTTGAATGTAAACAACCGGATGAATAATCCGACCAGTGGGGGATGGTCAAAATGATTGAGATCGGGCTGGACGGCGTAGCTGAAATAATACACCTCGTCGTTTCCAAGATCGATATAGTAGGCTATGATACAGCGGATTACCGTTGCAATGATGATCAGTCGCGTTATCTCCATGAAAGCTTTCTTCTGCCAAAACGCTGACCTCTGCTACCGGGCAGAAATCGCCAGGCGATCAGTAACCATAAAAATAGAATGACGACACCTAATGTACGGTAAAAGGTGGTTTCGTTGACATTTTCATAAATCACAGGAGCGCGATATCCTGATTCCGGCGTGAAAAAAACAGGATTCAGGTAAATGCCTGTACCATTCTGATACTGAAAAGTGGCGCGGGCGTAATGATCTTTCCGGCGCAATTTGTATTGTACACGGGATGTGTTTTTGAAAGTGGCCAGTATCTTTCCATTTTGGCCGGTAATGGTCACTTCGGCGGCGGGGTGGCTCATTTCGATCCGGATGGAGTCTTCTTTTACCACCAGCTGCCGAAGTTTTGGAAGGGAATCAGGAGCCTGATCTTTACCGATAACCACACCATAACTTCTTCCTGCTTTTAATGCTTTCAGAACCTCGGACCCCGAGTTTTTGCGCACATTCACGAAGGTACACATCTCGCCCAGGCGCTTTTTGGCAATGACATCGTGAATGTCGTCGTCACCCACGATGAAAACTTTTTTACCAGCAGAAAGCGCTGCATCCCACTCCGGTGTTGAGATCACCGACGGGTTCAAAACTTCCATACAATCGTAACCGCCGATCAAAGCCAGATCCTGGGTGGTGTAGCCGTTTTTTAATGCAGGATGGTTGAGGATAATGACCGAACCGTCTTCCGCGAGGTTGCCAAGCACATGCTGCTTGTTGTGGACAGTTTGGTAAAACAGGTAGTCCAGCCACTGCACATTGTGTCCTCCCAGTACCAGCTGATGTGTTTTCCGAATGTTGTAGCCGTGCTCGTAAGCCGGAATGTAGCCCGGCTCGGATGCGTGCGTAGTGTCGATGTGATGGTAATTGGAGACGCAATGAAAACCATAGTTGAGCGACTTGTAAGCGTCATGGACATCTTGCGCAGTTCCGTGCCCATTGGTAACACCCTCCCAGGCCTTGGAATGCGCATGAAAATTGCACTTGGCCCAATCACTGGCATTCACGGAATCATATGGATTGTAAATGGCCGGGCCTTCAAAAGGGATCGGATCGTTGAACTGAAAACGGGCGCAGAGGAGGAATTGGGAGACCATTAACCAGAGAACCCAGGTGAATAGCGCGAGCAGGATGATGCCAAATGTTTTGATCATGCTGCAAAGATGTGATTCTCATGTTACCAGATTGTTAGCTAAATAAAAAATCAATAATCTGTTTTGATAATTACCTGAAAATGTATCCGGAATACAAGTTTGACACGCTGGCTTTGAGTATTTTTGTCATAGAAAATTTCAATAAATTCTCAGATAGAGTAAATAATGAAAAGAAGCGCACCCATTCATATAGATGCCGAGCAGTTTCGTAAAAACGGCCATATGCTGATCGATCGGATCGCCGCATTCCTGGAATCGTTACCCGAACAACCTGTGACCAAAGGCGAGCAACCGAGGGAAATCAGGGCACTGCTGGGGAATGAGCCGCTCCCGGTTGATGCCACACCGCTTGAAAACATCTATATGAATGTTTCCGAACTGTTGTTTCAGCATTCTTTGCATAATGGTCACCCGCGGTTTTGGGGATACATTACTTCCTCGGCGGCCCCGGCGGGTATCCTTGCGGACCTGCTTGCGGCTTCTGTGAATGCCAACGTGGGCGCTTACCCGCTCTCGCCGGTTGCGACCGAAATAGAAAAGCAGACTGTGAGATGGATTGCGGAATTTATTGGTTTTCCGAATGACTGTGGCGGGCTGTTTGTGAGTGGGGGAAATATGGCCAACATTACCGGGTTACTTGCGGCGCGAAAGGCAAAAGCGCCCTGGGACATTCGTAAGACGGGTTTGAACTCCCGTAAAATGCTTATTTACTGCTCCGTAGGCACACACACCTGGATTCACAAAGCGGCCGATCTGCTCGGTTTCGGGACCGATAGTATTCGGTGGATCGGAATGAATGGAGACCAGCAAATGCAGACACAACTGCTGGAAAATCAGATCATTGAGGATCTAAATCAAGGGCATTTACCTTTTGTAGTGGTAGGCACGGCTGGCTCGGTTAGTACCGGGTCGGTGGACCGGCTTAGCGAAATTGCTGCGGTTTGTAAAAAGCATGAGCTATGGTTTCATATCGACGGCGCCTATGGTGCACCAGCCGTGATAGTGCCGGAAGTAACTGCATTGTTTGACGGCCTGGAACTGGCGGATTCAGTTGCGCTGGATCCTCACAAATGGCTTTACAGCCCATTAGAGGCCGGTTGCATTCTGGTACGAAATCCGAAGGCGCTTGCCGAAGCATTCAGTTTCCGGCCTGAATATTACAATTTTGATGGCAGCGATGAGGACCCGGCGACCAATTTTCACGAGGAGGGAATGCAGAATTCACGTGGTTTCCGTGCGCTGAAAGTGTGGGTTACGCTCAGGCAGGTAGGCAAGAATGGATACATCGGGATGCTCCGCGAAGATATACAGCTTGCAAAAAAACTCTATGATCTGACCCACGCGCATCCCGACATGGAAGCAGTTTCCAATCACCTCAGTATTACGACATTCCGTTATGTACCCCGCGATTTTGACAAAAATGACCTGGGCAGACTAAATAAGCTGAATGAAGAACTGGTAAACCGTATCCAGACCGGCGGTGAGGCGTTTGTGTCCAATGCGGTCATTGATGGGAAGTATTGCCTGAGAGTATGTATTGTCAACTATCGTACGAGCGAAGAGGACATTGAAGCACTCGTCGAAATTGTGGAAAGGTTTGGTAATGAGGTTTTTAATCAATTAAAAGTTAAATAAATGTCCACAATTAAATCAATTCAAAACAAATGGAACAAGCACTCGAACAGATCAGAGATCAGCAAAAACAATCGTGGAACAAATTCTCGCCCGGCTGGAAGAAATGGGACGACCTTTTTATGGATTTTCTGAACCCCAATGGGCAGGAGATCATTGATTCGCTTCATCTCAGGGACACGGATGTGGTGCTGGACATTGCGGCAGGTACCGGCGAGCCCGGCCTGACCATTGCTTCCAAAGTGAAAAAAGGTAAAGTTGTCATTACCGATCTCGCAGAAGAAATGCTGGTGGTCGCCAGGGAGAACAAAGAGCGCAAAGGCATCGATAATGTCGA
The genomic region above belongs to Dyadobacter pollutisoli and contains:
- a CDS encoding ArnT family glycosyltransferase, whose protein sequence is MEITRLIIIATVIRCIIAYYIDLGNDEVYYFSYAVQPDLNHFDHPPLVGLFIRLFTFNLQWVHELAMRLPGIVGAAINTWLIAQCGQLIRSRKTGIMAAILYNTSVYASIISGVFILPDSVQLVFWLAAVYTMLKSIETHSPQHRNQLLVLTGLWIGLAIMSKVHGVFLWFGLLGFLFFHRPGWFRNPYLYLSLFLTAVIISPILLWNIDNDFITWQFHSERVTVNQQGINFKSFLTTTIGQILYCNPVQIAIYVPVFAAVFKGYRFVGKPFLLLLLWCSFPIIVCTTAVSLFRDTLPHWSGPGFLGIMLISAAYMDEQMSQGISRFYKITLNASIGLMLFVFVAGLSLVNFYPGTLGKKNFPDTGKGDATLDIYGWDELLPAFKKIREDDIAQQRMSASSPMLVHHWFPGSHMYYYVAYPLHMPVVGVGSLLNLHKFQWLNTLSAPIMPGNNAYYISPSNNFTDPAVEYQDAFESYEKAATITQKRNGQIARYWYVYRLKHATKMLGGTFPKTGE
- a CDS encoding pyridoxal phosphate-dependent decarboxylase family protein, giving the protein MKRSAPIHIDAEQFRKNGHMLIDRIAAFLESLPEQPVTKGEQPREIRALLGNEPLPVDATPLENIYMNVSELLFQHSLHNGHPRFWGYITSSAAPAGILADLLAASVNANVGAYPLSPVATEIEKQTVRWIAEFIGFPNDCGGLFVSGGNMANITGLLAARKAKAPWDIRKTGLNSRKMLIYCSVGTHTWIHKAADLLGFGTDSIRWIGMNGDQQMQTQLLENQIIEDLNQGHLPFVVVGTAGSVSTGSVDRLSEIAAVCKKHELWFHIDGAYGAPAVIVPEVTALFDGLELADSVALDPHKWLYSPLEAGCILVRNPKALAEAFSFRPEYYNFDGSDEDPATNFHEEGMQNSRGFRALKVWVTLRQVGKNGYIGMLREDIQLAKKLYDLTHAHPDMEAVSNHLSITTFRYVPRDFDKNDLGRLNKLNEELVNRIQTGGEAFVSNAVIDGKYCLRVCIVNYRTSEEDIEALVEIVERFGNEVFNQLKVK
- a CDS encoding sugar phosphate isomerase/epimerase family protein — protein: MNIRFYAPEWGNVLPFDTFCQNVKAAGYHGVEMALPFEQKEKDQILEALAKHGLELIGQYWQSFEKDIDEHAANYEKYLRNLIAAKPVFINCQTGKDYFSFEKNKRLFDLAAALSIESGIRIIHETHRGKSLYAANVTYDYLTRLPDLRITLDISHWCNVHESLLADLPDEVALAITHTDHVHSRVGHPEGPQVNDPRAPEWDETLETHLKWWDVVVAEHQKKGTELTVTTEFGPATYMPVMPYTRMPLADQWEINVHMMNLLKKRYATV